The following DNA comes from Vigna radiata var. radiata cultivar VC1973A chromosome 4, Vradiata_ver6, whole genome shotgun sequence.
ataatatttagacaacattttttttttgacaacatctGAATAttaattacgtgtcaatttgtgattggtcaaaaattactttacaataatatttatgattattattattgattctggAATAACTTTTTACCCATCATAAATTGACATATaatcaaagttaaaatattcttaaaaaaatattgtctaaatatcattatcttaaaaaaaatttcccATCGAAAGTAAATAAGTCACCAAAACTATTACTTAAGGATTAAGGCGCAGTTGAAACATCATTGTCAATCTAGCGTAGGTGATCCTACTCAGCAGCGCACGCGCCAAAACACTTTTTTCTATCACGCACCAAAACATAAGTTATTTGTATGgctaaatattatttagttcAAAACTTTCATCtggaattaaaattagtttatgtttgaaattttaatatattttagtataaaattttgatatttgggttaaaattattatatttatttatttttaaaatttaaagagtaaaatatattaaaatttcataaaaaatttctaatttcGTGATatgtttaactttaatttttttatatttttcttgaaattatacattatataattGTATAAGGTACtgtcaaatttattatatattaaaaaattaactaatattgGAAAGAAGAAATGTagtataattagaaaaaaaaagactaacaTGTAATTCATCCCatcaattttttctaaaatcctTATCACTGTTGCATTGAGTGACATAAATACTCCACACAATAATTAAGATTGAAAAACATAGCTAAACATATTTAGTGAGATAACTATTACCATATCAATCTAAcgtttacaaaagaaaaattaactctacctaaaaaaatattgaaagacATAATTTTGATCAACTAATTTAATCTAACTTAAatcaaaagttttttaaaaaacttatgcAAGTAATACAAATAATTAGCATTAATCAAATACAATATAAACGAAGAATCATATATTTAGttctcataatattttttataataaatttatatatttattaataataataagtttaaatgaaaaattatttgagagaattctataaaattgatgttaataaaaaattaaattaagaatcatggatataatttttacattttacgctgataataaagtatataaatatttttataataaaaattaatttagtttaatatattaagGCAATATAAGCTGTGAAAATAGTATAACGCTATAGAACGTGCGAGTGGTGGTGGAAAAGTCTTGACACCTCGCGGTAACTGTATCTAAATAAATTCACCATTCATGGTAATTGAACAATGACgaagaaaaataagtttttgttttataacaTAACGACGTGTAAATGAGGTTAGAATTATTGTTTCTGTGGATATTAAGAGAAAGAATGATCCTTTACATTTTGTCTAcagatttttctttctattttatttttctgtaaaagaaagaaatgttttCGTATTGCATCGTATATATCCATATAAACTGAAGCTGCGTCCCTCAAATCTTGCAACTTTCTTTCTTGGTTCtcattttatctatttatctcTCTAGAATTCCAGAGAGAGAAAGGGGAGAGATCAAAGTAGTGCAGCAGTTCAACTGATGAATGAAAGATTGATTATCTATCTCTGCTTTTGaatttccaattcatgttctcaTTTCCCCTCTCTTTTCCATTTCTGGGATTTTTCTCCCTCCCATCAATTTGATTGATACTCGTTTTCACATTCAAACAGTTGTAGAAAAAAgttatgtttttcttgtttcttttcttgGTCTTAAATGTTGCAGCCAACATGGTCATGAGCACCAGAAGAATATGAACAAAGTGGGGTTTGCTGAGAGCTATGTTCATTGGATGGATGACTGACACGACATTTTTCCAGAAATGGAATCATCTTAGGAAggtataagttaaaaaaaaaaacaattaaagaacAATTTCACCTTGTGAATTTGTTGTCTTTAAGGTTCATCGTATTTTAGCTCCAAACTCACCTAATTCACATGGGTTGCGCGAGTTCAAAGCAAAAGCCATGTCGGTGCTGCAATGCTCCGAGAAGCTACTCAATGCACGTCCATCATCCACCTCAAGCAGAAGGCGATAGCTACCATGTTGTGGCACTCACTTCCACAACACTGGGCACTCTCAAACTCAATTCCCCTGCTTCAACTCAAAACTTTACTGGGAATTGTGATCACGATTTCAATATTTCCAATGGGAAGGTGAGTAACACTAAAAGTTTAAGGTTTGATAATGAAATGTTTGTCCAAAGGCTggaggagaaagagaagagtTCAGTATctgagaaagagagaaaagacgAGTTCTCAATAGGGTTAATCGAGGCTAAGACTTGGTCCAACATGATTGAGCAAAAGTTGCCAACAGTTTTTCCAAAGACCCCAATTAGAACACCGCCCGGTGAGCCTGAGACAATCAACACATGGGAACTCATGGAAGGCCTTGAAGACACCACCAATTTCCGGTCGCCGAGTCACTACCGGAGCTTCTCTTTTGATGCCAATGGTGACAATGTTGATGAGGGAGATGTGGATGCTGATCCACCCAAAATGAGTGTCGTTGCTTCTCCAAAACCCATGTGGCTTCTGATGACTGAGGAGGAATCAAGACTGAACTCTGCAATCTCAGATTTTGATCCTGAATTGATTTCCTCATTCAGGAAGTCCTTCCAACATCTCTCTCCGGATAGTCCCTTCCACCTTCGACCGGCGTCGAGTGATGAAGAGATGCAAGGAACTAAAAGGGAGTCCCCATTTGCGGATGATGTTAATGTCGGTGATCCATGCGGAAAGTACAAGGTGGTGTTGTACTTCACGAGCTTACGCGGCGTGCGAAAGACTTACGAGGATTGCTGCCAAGTGAGAATGATTCTGAAGGGATTGGGAGTGAGGGTGGATGAGAGAGATGTATCCATGCACTCAAGGTTCAAGGAAGAGCTTAGAGAGCTATTGGGTGATGGGTATGGTGGTTTAGTATTGCCAAGGGTGTTTCTAGGGGACGACTACATTGGTGGAACAGAGGAAATTCAGAGGTTGCATGAAGATGGGAGGCTCGAGAAGCTTTTTGGTTGTTGTGAGAAGATTGAGGACAGAGTCGGAGGTGATGGAGGGGGAGTGTGTGAGGCTTGTGGTGATATAAGGTTTGTTCCCTGTGAAACCTGTTCTGGAAGTTGTAAAATTTACTATGAAGGAgatgaagacgaagaagaatATGTTCATGGTGAGTTGGGAGAGTGTGGATTCCAGCGTTGCCCTGATTGCAATGAAAATGGACTAATTCGTTGCCCCATTTGTTGCTGTTAGTTCCAAACTTTGAGGTACTGAAAAccaaattttgagttttattcTTCAGGGCATTTTGCACTTTGTCAGATTTTCTTGTAAAGTCAAGTATTTTATAAGCAGTGGAAAGTGAACAACGTGTTATAAATCAGTGTagtttcaaatataatatatatacactattttcgttttttcttcTGTACAGAAGTTGCCTCCTTGCAAAATCCAGAAGAAATGTAAGAGAGAATTATAAAGCAAAGCTATATAGTTATTATCATATGCATTCTTCATATAATATTCTACTTTACCACAATTTCAAAGATGCAGTGTTTGAGAGTTAATGCGTTGAGGTCTTTGAAGCATTCTAAGCCAAGAGTTGAACCTGCCGTAAGCCAATTGCATAATGCATTTGTGGATGTGGGGTTTATGAGCTCCATGCAATATCATacttgtaatatttttgttatcaaaTATTGACCAAAATCCATCCATCGGTAGCACATCTTTTGTAGTCCGTGAAccattttttaaagtttcaaatAGTTTATTCATTCTTTGCTCTGTTTTCTTCTATTTTGAAGTGATCGTTTTCCAAGCATCCAAGCATCGTTGCACGTTGTCTATGTTACATATAAAGTCAAGCTAAGTGGGGCGTAGTGGGTGGACATAATACATAGCCTAGGTCAACCCAGTAGAGACTTTTTTAATCGAGTCAAATCATGTTTCTTTGGATGGAAAAGCACTGTATTTAAATGTGCAGtatccttttataaaataatgatatactCTTTCAGAAAGAGAACTTTTACCCTTTCAAGCTGCATATCTTTTGTACTTCTCAACCATTTTAGCCATTGCTTTGAATTGTGGTGATCAATTCAAGAAAATGACATCGTATGGTGCTATATGCACTCTGTTATGTGAAATAATTGGTATAATCCATAGAATTTACGATTGAAAATCCATGTGGTGCCATTTAGAAAAGAATGCAGCGCTAAAGAACGTCTGAATCGTACAAATGATACGTGCCAAAGAAGAAAAACCTTTTTTTCCTTACCTACtgtgttcttttttcttttatcaacttCATATATGTTAATGCCAATCAATGAGCCTTGATACAAGAAAATACCAATAAGCTACATGCCCCTTGCTGTCCAATCAAGATCATTAATGGTTAGacgaaattataaaaaataataaaaaatagccATGAATATACATGcagattaaatattttcttttataatttttttttaaaattatataaaaagtaaatccGTGAAAACTTAATCCAAATTATTATCCCTGGGAGAGGTTtgacacacacatagaactccacacatagtaagatattgtccgctttgggtcaAGTCCTTACGGGTTtgtttttggtaccactccaaaagaccTCTTATCATTagagatatctatgtgtatataaacccttatcagtccttctttcactcaatatgagactttgtttgcactccaataTTATCAATGTCGAAGTCTTTGTTAGAACCTCCCTAAATTCAATCCTAAAATTGTGTGATAAACCTCTTACTAAACCTTGTACCTATCATCATC
Coding sequences within:
- the LOC106758706 gene encoding uncharacterized protein At3g28850-like, which produces MGCASSKQKPCRCCNAPRSYSMHVHHPPQAEGDSYHVVALTSTTLGTLKLNSPASTQNFTGNCDHDFNISNGKVSNTKSLRFDNEMFVQRLEEKEKSSVSEKERKDEFSIGLIEAKTWSNMIEQKLPTVFPKTPIRTPPGEPETINTWELMEGLEDTTNFRSPSHYRSFSFDANGDNVDEGDVDADPPKMSVVASPKPMWLLMTEEESRLNSAISDFDPELISSFRKSFQHLSPDSPFHLRPASSDEEMQGTKRESPFADDVNVGDPCGKYKVVLYFTSLRGVRKTYEDCCQVRMILKGLGVRVDERDVSMHSRFKEELRELLGDGYGGLVLPRVFLGDDYIGGTEEIQRLHEDGRLEKLFGCCEKIEDRVGGDGGGVCEACGDIRFVPCETCSGSCKIYYEGDEDEEEYVHGELGECGFQRCPDCNENGLIRCPICCC